The Desmospora profundinema sequence AACCGTTTGTGGTCCGTGTCGCGGCGACAGATATTAATTTAACACGGGCAGGATTTATCGTCAAGGGTTTTTTTAAACCCATTTATATTTCCCCTGAATGCCTCGATTATGCCTGCTGGAGAAACCGCTCTGACTGGCAAAGCGGCTGTTGGGTGAGATCCGCCGCACACTCGTGAAGGGCAGCTTCAAGTTCGGTACACATCAAAAGGAAATGTCCGAATCGGCCCCATTCAAAAAACCCCAGTTACCGTACCGGGGTGTCTAGGGCGGGTCTGGCAATTCGATTTTCCGTGAGAAAAAAGAGAGGGTCGGTATCGCCTTTGGTTCGCCTTTGCACTCACAGAGCACAAGTCTCGTCTGGGTCACTTTCGTTCCCCGGTCTCGCTATGCGCTTTTTGCAACGAAACGAAGACAGCCCACCAGCCCGACTAACCCATGCTCCTATACTCGCTTCGTACAAATGCAACTGTAGTACTAGTCACTTCGATCGGTTCATCAGATAGGGGAACGTCAGGATCAGCCCGGCCACATATAATAAGAAAGCCAAGTATGCGGGCGTTAAGTGGAAGTGATCCATATAACCCACCTGAATGTGCACTCCGATGCCACCGACAAAACCGGGGATCCCCCCCAGAAAAAACGCCCACCATACCCAACGTTCTCCTTCGCGGATTCCCCAAAGTGATAAGAGTAAAAAGACGATCCCCGTCGCCAGCAATGTCCCGCCAAAGCCTGCCCGGTCATGGGCGATCAATGGGAGGAGACGATCATTCACTTCCCCGAGGGCATGTGCCGAGGTATCCATAAACACCAAATCCTCCGGAACAAACACTACTGTCATCCCGATAACAGAAATAACGATTCCCGCTACTGAGAAACCTGCACCTAAACAGACAAAGGAGAGTTGGCCCCACAAGGAGCGCTGCCAAGATCGGGTATTGTACCGGTTACGCGATCGATCCGGCTGAAACGAGGTCAGGCCAAATTGGATCATCAGCCAAAAAAGCGGAAAAAGCACGGCCGACAGCAGGGCATGAAGGGGGTCCAAATAACCATGACCCAAAAAGTAAAACAGGCTGGCAAAACCGATAACACAAGAGAGAATCATGATTCGTTTGGACCAGTGAGACCCCTTTCGTAATCCATACAGAGACAGCATGATATACAAAATCCCCAACGAGATCATCGTCCCTGATAGTGTAATGCGGTCATGAGCCATAAAGGCGAGCAATCGATTATTCACCGCATGGATTTCCTGTCGGCTCATTCCTGTGATGGCTTCATCATATGGCAAAATGACATGGGTTGACGCTACCCACCAAGCAGCTGCCCCAATCAAGATCAGGCCTACCCCCATCAACATACCGCATATCCAGGCAGCCTCCCCTGTCCGGGACTGATTCTCCTCGCGATTCATCTCATCTCCGGCAAACCAATCATCTATGACCGCCTCATTGATCCGTTTAACCAGCCCAGGGCCACTGAAAACCAAGCCTGCATTCACCATGACCAGATCGGCACCGGCCTTTAAACACATCATCGCATCGGCCGGTTCATGCACAGCAGCGGAGGCGAATACCGGACAATCCGGATATCGGTTTTTCCATCGATGAACAGCGGCGAGGACTCGTTGTTTTGCATCCGGATCGCCAATTCGATATCCCTCTGATGTATGGATGCCATCCGAAAATACAATGGCATCCACCTCAGAGGACCAGTCTTCTTCCCACTCCAACAACCGGGAATCAGGTAGCACAGATACAGACAGCGGCTTATTCAAACGTCGGCATTCATCTGTCACCGCCGTCATATGCTCTTTCCACTCAGTTTGACCCCACTTTCGTCCATCCGTCTCATCCAATACAAAGAAAGAACAATAAGGGGCCAGTTCGCGAATCAGGTTGATTCGTTCATCGCTAATCCCTGCCTCATCTGCAGATGGATGATGGCCGAGGCGTACCATCAAGGGAGTCGACACCGGTCCCAAATCCTCCAAAGAGGACAGCAACGCGCTTTTTCCCGTATTTACCCAGGGATGCGAGAGCAGTAATCCCTTCTTATCGTCATCCCGTTCGATCTTTCCCCAAATGGGCTCTTGCGTCACGATTCCCAGATCCAACAGCCCAGCGCCGAACAGGGACAAAGGTTCCACCCCTAACCGACGAGGATCCAGTTCTCCCGTTATAACCACCGGGGAAGCCAAATCCAAGCCCCCAATTCGTTGGGAAATCTCCTTGGCAGGAGTCATATGGCCCATGGTTTGGATCAACTGCTTTCCCAAAGGCATACGGCTCAATCCCCTCATGGCACGAAGGGCCCAATCGCGGGAACGGATATCTGACATCGCAAACAACACCGGCTGAAACAGGGTACGATATGACCAATCCGGCATGTGTCTCTCCTTTCCTTATAAATGGTTAGAAATAAGTTCATTTCTATCATTTCACAATTGGTTGATAAATGCGATCCAAAAAAACCCCGGTTACCGTACCGGGGGTGCCTAGAGAGGGTCTGGAAATTCGATTTTCCGTAAAAAAAAAGGGAGGGTTGGTATGGCTTTTGGTACGCCTTTGCACTCACAGAGCACAACTCTCGCCTGGGTCACGCTCCCCGGTCTCGCTATGCGCTTTTTGCAACGAAACGAAGACAGCCATACCAACACGGAATCTCGCCCTGCGGATTTCCAGACACGCCATCGTTAATCATTCATACCGATTGCCATTGATTTCAAAGCTGGTGAGGATTTCTGCGTTAAGGGACTGGGAAACGGAGCAGTATTTGTCCCGGGAAAGCTCGACGGCACGCCTCACTTTCTCTTCAGGCAAGTCTCCGGTCAGTTTGTAATGGATATGAACACGAGTAAACCGGCGGGGATGATCCTCTGCCCGCTCCCCGGAAATTTCCATATCGAAATCTTCCACTGTCAATCTCATCTTGCGCAGAATTTCGACGATATCAATTCCGGAGCATGCGCCCGTGGCAGACAGTAACAACTCTGTCGGCCTCGCTCCCCGATCTTCACCACCCACTTCCGGTGCGGCATCTAGGGTGACCGTGTGCCCGGAGGGGGTTTTCGCCTCAAAACGCATCTTACCTTCCCAGGACAGTTTTGTTTTCATCCACATTTCCTCCTTTATGCGAGATCACTCAACAGAGTAATGAGGCCGGCTTCAATCAGAGCGGCGAAAAACAGCAACACCAGGATTCCTAACAGAATCGGCAACGCCCGTCTGCGAATCCCCTTCCAATCCTCGACGCTTCTCGTCCTGGCAGTGGATGAGAACAGCCCCACAATCGACCGAGAAACCGTCATCCCCAACCGAATCCCAAAGGTGGCAGCGATCAGGATGGCCGGTAATTCCAAAGTTCCATGGGGGAGAATGGTGGTGACGAACAGGACGAAGGGATTGGCTCCCGATTCGCCGGAGGCGATCCCCAGCACCACCCCCAGGAGCATGCCGTTCGTCACCAGCGCCATCAGGGGAAACACTCCGAAGAAAAGACCAAACACCACCATCAGGAGCGAAGCGGTAACATTGTTGATAAAGATAGTGATAAAGGCATTTGCGAAAGTGGGGTTCTCCTGGATCTCTTCCAGCGTTTTTTCGAATTCTTCCCACATGGGGGAATTCATCAAGGCTTCCCCGAGAGTTTCAGCCCCGGCAAATCCAGCAAGTGCAGTAAACAAAAACACAAATGTGGCGAAGATCAAGATGTTTTTATCTTCCCAAACGGATGCTAAGAAACGACGCATCCCCTCACACTCCTCTTTTTCCCGCGAAATGGATTCATAACCCTCGTCCATCGGAATACATTTAAAGTGGGACAGGTGCATAAACCGATGTGGCGGAGGTGGCGGGAGTTTGAATTTCTTTTGGGTAATGTCAGGCAAACACTTAAAGCGCGGCTTGATGGTGGTGGTCGCCCTGATGCTGGCAGTCGGCATTTATGTGGCGGAACAACGAGACATCCAAGTCTTTATGCCGCTCAATCAAGGCCCTGCAGCAGTCTACAGCGTAGACACAGATCAAAAAAAGCTGGCTCTGACCTTTGATATCAGCTGGGGAGAAGAACGAACCGGTCCCATCTTGGATGTATTGGAACAAAAAGGGGTGAAAAAAGCGACGTTTTTCTTAAGCTCCCCTTGGGCTGAAACCCACCCGGATATCGTGAAGCGCATCGTCGACATGGGATTTGAGATCGGCAGTCACGGTCATCGCCACGAAAACTACAGCACCTATGATGAGGAAAAGATCCGGACACAAATCCGCAAAGCTCATCAAATCTTAACGGGATTAACCAAGCAAGAGCCCAACCTGATCCGATTCCCCAACGGCGACTTCGACAAGCGTGTCTTGAAAATCGCCGACGAGATGGGCTACACCACCATCCAATGGGATACCGACTCATTGGACTGGATGAACCCGGGCAGGGACAAAATCATCAACCGGGTCACCAGTAAAGCCCACCCAGGGGACATCATCCTGATGCATGCCAGCGATTCCAGCAAGCAACTGCATGAAGCACTGCCGGTCATTCTCGACGATCTTACGGAAAAGGGATACGAATTTGTAACCGTGTCCGAACTGATCGCAGGGTCCGAAGTGGAATTGAATCCGGTGGATTAAAAGCTGGACCAAGGGTTCAGCTTTTCTTTTTTTCTTTCTGCGGCTTTTCCGGCGTGGGCAAATCCATGGGCTCCACCAAACGATGTAATTGCATGATCTGCCAGGCGTTACATACCAAAAGTGTAAGCACCATCAGCAAAATCATCTCAAGGGATTGCTGTTCGATGGACGGCAGCGCTTCCAACCAGGTGGCCGCTACCATAAAGAAGACAGTAGGGATGAACGCAGATGGATTGGTTGCTTTCATCTTGAACCAGGCCACCACTAGAGCCGCAATCAAAATAACAGCGGGTAAAATTAGATGTAACAAAAAAGAAGCCGTCTCTTCCCCGCCGCGTCGCAACGTGATGGAAAAAGAATTAATCAGGACGAGGATCGTCAACCCTAATTGCAGCGATTGGTAAATATAGGGGTTTCGGATAAATCCCCTCCCGACCATGTTAAACACCATATACGCAAAAAAGCCCATCTGAGCCACGGCACCAAACATCACCCCGGCCCATAACATGCGGACAAAATCGATCCCGATCGGCCCGAAGAACACCTGCAAGGCAAACCCCGCCACCGGTGCCGCCAGTGTTCCCAACAATAAGGTGGTCCAAAACAAGAAAAACAGCTTACGTATAGTCATATGAAATGAATCGCTCCTTCAACCATCGGTTATTTAAATTGTCGTCCCTTTAAGGGCTTCCATCCGCTAATTTAGTTGTCGTCCCTTTAGGGGCAACCATTATCGACCAGGGCGTGTCTGAACAATCCGTAGGGATGGCGGCAATGCTGCACCCCCATACGCCTATTTCGAACATAGATCCCTTGTACGAGTCACACCCATTATACCGATGACAAGTCGGTTTAAACAATCAATCCCGTTCCGCCATTGTGACAGTTCATGGGCGGTGCCCCGGTTTCAGGCACGATTTAGGCAGATTCATAAAATGGTCTCTGCCTTCCCATATTAACTGTGAGAGCCTGAAAATGGAGTTGCCCCTGTGGGACCGACAATTTAGAGAACCGGGGAGTTGAATCACATGGACCGTCGCTTGCGCTTCATCCCGATCTTATTTCTGTTGATTTTCATGGTTTCCTGCGGCCCTGTCACCCGTCCAGAACCCCAAACCATGGATTATGCAGAGACGAAACAAATGGTGATGGACGTTCTGCAGACACAAGAAGGCAAAAAAGCATTGGTGGAGTTGCTGCAAGATCCGGAAATTCGCCAGGATATCATTATCGCCGAACAAGAAATGGAA is a genomic window containing:
- the pdaB gene encoding polysaccharide deacetylase family sporulation protein PdaB, giving the protein MNFFWVMSGKHLKRGLMVVVALMLAVGIYVAEQRDIQVFMPLNQGPAAVYSVDTDQKKLALTFDISWGEERTGPILDVLEQKGVKKATFFLSSPWAETHPDIVKRIVDMGFEIGSHGHRHENYSTYDEEKIRTQIRKAHQILTGLTKQEPNLIRFPNGDFDKRVLKIADEMGYTTIQWDTDSLDWMNPGRDKIINRVTSKAHPGDIILMHASDSSKQLHEALPVILDDLTEKGYEFVTVSELIAGSEVELNPVD
- a CDS encoding dihydroorotate dehydrogenase, which encodes MPDWSYRTLFQPVLFAMSDIRSRDWALRAMRGLSRMPLGKQLIQTMGHMTPAKEISQRIGGLDLASPVVITGELDPRRLGVEPLSLFGAGLLDLGIVTQEPIWGKIERDDDKKGLLLSHPWVNTGKSALLSSLEDLGPVSTPLMVRLGHHPSADEAGISDERINLIRELAPYCSFFVLDETDGRKWGQTEWKEHMTAVTDECRRLNKPLSVSVLPDSRLLEWEEDWSSEVDAIVFSDGIHTSEGYRIGDPDAKQRVLAAVHRWKNRYPDCPVFASAAVHEPADAMMCLKAGADLVMVNAGLVFSGPGLVKRINEAVIDDWFAGDEMNREENQSRTGEAAWICGMLMGVGLILIGAAAWWVASTHVILPYDEAITGMSRQEIHAVNNRLLAFMAHDRITLSGTMISLGILYIMLSLYGLRKGSHWSKRIMILSCVIGFASLFYFLGHGYLDPLHALLSAVLFPLFWLMIQFGLTSFQPDRSRNRYNTRSWQRSLWGQLSFVCLGAGFSVAGIVISVIGMTVVFVPEDLVFMDTSAHALGEVNDRLLPLIAHDRAGFGGTLLATGIVFLLLSLWGIREGERWVWWAFFLGGIPGFVGGIGVHIQVGYMDHFHLTPAYLAFLLYVAGLILTFPYLMNRSK
- a CDS encoding OsmC family protein, whose translation is MKTKLSWEGKMRFEAKTPSGHTVTLDAAPEVGGEDRGARPTELLLSATGACSGIDIVEILRKMRLTVEDFDMEISGERAEDHPRRFTRVHIHYKLTGDLPEEKVRRAVELSRDKYCSVSQSLNAEILTSFEINGNRYE
- a CDS encoding KinB-signaling pathway activation protein, which gives rise to MTIRKLFFLFWTTLLLGTLAAPVAGFALQVFFGPIGIDFVRMLWAGVMFGAVAQMGFFAYMVFNMVGRGFIRNPYIYQSLQLGLTILVLINSFSITLRRGGEETASFLLHLILPAVILIAALVVAWFKMKATNPSAFIPTVFFMVAATWLEALPSIEQQSLEMILLMVLTLLVCNAWQIMQLHRLVEPMDLPTPEKPQKEKKKS
- a CDS encoding stage II sporulation protein M, giving the protein MRRFLASVWEDKNILIFATFVFLFTALAGFAGAETLGEALMNSPMWEEFEKTLEEIQENPTFANAFITIFINNVTASLLMVVFGLFFGVFPLMALVTNGMLLGVVLGIASGESGANPFVLFVTTILPHGTLELPAILIAATFGIRLGMTVSRSIVGLFSSTARTRSVEDWKGIRRRALPILLGILVLLFFAALIEAGLITLLSDLA